One Pochonia chlamydosporia 170 chromosome 5, whole genome shotgun sequence DNA segment encodes these proteins:
- a CDS encoding aldo/keto reductase (similar to Cordyceps militaris CM01 XP_006668677.1) has protein sequence MSAPTRQLGRNGPQVTGIGLGLMSFAGWYGQQDTSVESSLKFLDRAHEIGERFWDTADAYTGSEQRVGEWFKRTGKRSDIFLATKFAIKANPDGTRTISNEPAWIKQACANSLERLGIDTIDLYYCHRVDDKTPIEHTIQTMAELKKEGKIRHIGLSECSAATIRRAHAVHPISAYQVEYSPLFLDIESDKTEILKTCRELGITVVAYSPVGRGLLTGSIKSLSDLPEKDWRRGVPKLMDNFPKIMALVDKIQSVAQKHNATPAQICLAWVAAQGEDIISIPGTTTIKYLEDNTNALKIKLTDEEIKELRKFAEETELPGERYPKGASTTLFADSVPLK, from the exons ATGTCTGCCCCCACACGACAGCTCGGCCGGAATGGCCCCCAAGTTACTGGTATTGGTCTGGGGCTTATGAGTTTTGCAGGCTGGTACGGCCAGCAGGACACTAGTGTTGAGTCGTCTCTAAAATTCCTCGACAGAGCTCATGAGATTGGCGAGCGGTTTTGGGATACCGCAGATGCCTATACTGGTAGTGAGCAGAGAGTTGGTGAATGGTTCAAGAGAACAGGCAAACGATCGGATATTTTCCTAGCGACCAAGTTTGCCATCAAGGCGAATCCAGATGGAACACGAACAATCTCCAACGAGCCGGCATGGATCAAACAGGCGTGTGCTAACAGTCTGGAACGACTGGGAATTGATACCATCGATTTGTATTATTGCCACCGAGTTGACGATAAGACTCCAATTGAGCATACCATCCAAACAATGGCAGAGCTGAAAAA GGAGGGCAAGATCCGACACATTGGACTGTCTGAGTGTTCAGCAGCAACTATTCGCCGTGCTCATGCTGTCCATCCTATCTCAGCATACCAAGTCGAGTACAGCCCTCTATTCCTGGATATTGAATCTGACAAGACGGAGATTCTGAAGACTTGTCGCGAACTGGGGATCACTGTAGTTGCTTACAGCCCAGTTGGTCGAGGTCTTTTGACGGGATCAATCAAATCGCTCAGCGACTTGCCTGAGAAAGACTGGCGCCGAGGAGTACCCAAGCTCATGGACAACTTCCCCAAGATTATGGCTCTGGTAGACAAGATTCAGTCCGTGGCTCAGAAACACAACGCGACACCTGCTCAAATTTGTCTGGCGTGGGTGGCGGCGCAAGGTGAAGACATCATTTCCATCCCTGGTACTACGACGATCAAGTACCTGGAAGACAACACGAATGCTCTCAAAATCAAGTTGACGGACGAAGAGATCAAGGAGCTGAGAAAGTTTGCAGAGGAGACGGAGTTGCCTGGAGAGCGGTATCCAAAGGG AGCTTCCACCACATTGTTTGCGGATTCTGTACCTTTGAAATAA